From a single Miscanthus floridulus cultivar M001 chromosome 8, ASM1932011v1, whole genome shotgun sequence genomic region:
- the LOC136476718 gene encoding pentatricopeptide repeat-containing protein At4g02750-like produces MLRCSELQMLPLRRPASLAARRLLRDNQRISALARAGDVAAARRVFDSMPHRDVVSWNALITALWRAGRHHLPAARRLFDEAMPSRDVVSWNSIIAGCLAHGDLDAASAYFACAPKRNEATWNAMLAGLLRLGRADDADRLFGEMPKRNVVSYTTMVDGLARRGEVARAREVFDAMPDRNLVSWAAMISGYVDNGMFVEATELFKAMPEKNVVACTAMITAYCKQGDVESARRLFDGIRAKDVISWNAMIAGYVHNGHGEEAMRLHAVMFREDVKPDHATLIAVLTACSAIALLRQGKSTHAIAIKAMLESGVSFSNALMTMYSKCGNVGESESVFINLRTKDIVSWNTIIAAYAQHGKYQKVIALFHEMEVTGLIPDDITFLSVLSACGHVGMVDASLKLFDLMSSKYAISPRAEHYACIVDILSRAGQLEKASSYIKDMPLEAEKNVWGSLLGACQIHGNVQLGELAAKMLVQSDSESSGPYVILSNIYAAAGMWGQVNQIRGQMKERGVKKQPGYSWTEIANEVHMFVGGDASHPEMRKIISELRKISFHMRMVTNEAHIMVDLAQECGYFS; encoded by the exons ATGCTGCGCTGTTCAGAACTCCAGATGCTCCCGCTCCGTCGCCCAGCCTCCCTCGCCGCCCGCCGCCTCCTCCGCGACAACCAGCGCATCAGCGCCCTCGCCCGCGCGGGCGATGTCGCCGCGGCGCGCCGGGTTTTCGACTCCATGCCGCACCGTGACGTCGTCTCCTGGAACGCGCTCATCACCGCGCTCTGGCGCGCCGGCCGCCACCACCTCCCAGCCGCTCGCCGCCTCTTCGACGAGGCCATGCCTTCCCGCGACGTCGTCTCCTGGAACTCAATCATCGCCGGCTGCCTCGCGCACGGGGATTTGGACGCCGCCTCCGCCTACTTCGCCTGCGCCCCGAAGCGCAACGAGGCCACGTGGAACGCCATGCTCGCGGGGCTCCTCCGGCTCGGCCGAGCGGATGACGCCGACAGGCTGTTCGGAGAAATGCCCAAGAGGAACGTGGTGTCGTACACAACCATGGTAGACGGGCTCGCGCGGCGCGGTGAGGTTGCGAGGGCGCGGGAGGTGTTTGACGCAATGCCAGACAGGAATTTGGTGTCGTGGGCGGCCATGATCAGTGGGTATGTTGATAACGGCATGTTTGTCGAGGCGACGGAATTGTTTAAAGCGATGCCCGAGAAGAATGTTGTGGCATGCACTGCGATGATAACTGCATACTGCAAACAGGGGGATGTGGAGAGCGCTAGGAGGCTGTTTGATGGGATTCGTGCCAAGGATGTCATCTCCTGGAATGCCATGATCGCTG GATATGTTCACAATGGACACGGGGAAGAAGCCATGAGATTGCATGCTGTAATGTTCAGAGAAGATGTAAAACCAGATCATGCGACTCTTATTGCAGTCCTGACAGCTTGTTCTGCTATTGCTTTGCTCAGACAAGGAAAATCCACACATGCTATTGCCATCAAAGCAATGCTAGAATCTGGCGTCTCTTTTTCTAATGCCTTGATGACAATGTACAGTAAATGCGGTAAtgtgggtgagtcagagtcagtCTTCATCAATCTCAGAACCAAGGATATTGTTTCTTGGAACACAATAATTGCTGCATATGCACAACATGGTAAATATCAGAAAGTTATAGCCCTGTTCCATGAGATGGAAGTGACTGGACTTATTCCCGATGATATCACCTTCCTTAGTGTGTTATCGGCATGCGGGCATGTTGGCATGGTGGATGCCAGCTTGAAATTGTTTGATCTGATGTCATCTAAATATGCCATATCCCCAAGAGCTGAACACTATGCTTGTATTGTGGATATATTGAGCCGAGCAGGACAATTGGAGAAAGCTTCTAGTTATATAAAAGATATGCCATTAGAAGCTGAGAAAAATGTATGGGGTTCTTTGCTTGGAGCATGTCAGATACATGGTAACGTGCAGCTCGGTGAACTTGCTGCTAAGATGCTTGTTCAGTCAGACTCTGAAAGTTCAGGTCCTTATGTGATTCTTTCGAATATATATGCTGCTGCTGGCATGTGGGGTCAAGTCAATCAAATAAGAGGTCAGATGAAAGAAAGAGGTGTGAAGAAACAACCTGGATACAGTTGGACTGAGATTGCAAATGAAGTTCATATGTTTGTGGGTGGAGATGCATCTCATCCAGAGATGAGAAAGATCATATCTGAGCTGAGAAAAATCAGCTTTCATATGCGAATGGTCACCAATGAAGCTCATATAATGGTAGATCTGGCACAAGAATGTGGTTACTTTTCATAA
- the LOC136472628 gene encoding U-box domain-containing protein 15-like, producing the protein MPPPTLPPSSPDDPAEPSMGREMDDEDLVEELLVTVNSARAFAEFRRTQRKECANLLRWLQLVLPLLEELRDAAPRLTDDAYRRLALLGRALAAARRLLRSCHDGSKIYLALESETVLAKFRDVYEKMHSALDGMPYAELAISDEVKEQVELMNAQLTRCKKRTDTQDMELSMDLMVILQNKEEERNADRAILERLAKKLELQTLAELRAETMAIKKLINDRNNNGGGQHAVEDSTRQMVDLLNRFKEIAGVDEKDVLGGDVSMPKSLDKCPSLMIPNDFLCPITLGIMTDPVIVASGQTYERRSIQKWLDSGERTCPKSRQPLAHLSLAPNYALKNLILQWCDKHMVELQKREPEPAAETEEHKEDIPSLVEGMSSIHPDVQRKAVKKIRRLSKECPENRTLIADNGGIPALIGLLAGPDKKVQENTVTSLLNLSIDDKNKVLIARGGGIPLVIEILQNGTPEAQENSAATLFSLSMLDENKAAIGSLGGLAPLVELLRSSGTARGKKDAATAIFNLVLSPQNKARATQAGIVPALLKVMDDKGLGMVDEALSIFLLLSSHATCRAEIGTTAFVEKLVRLIKDGNSTPKNKECALSVLLELGTNNRALLVHGLRFGLHEDLSKIAKNGTSRAQRKANLLIQLARKL; encoded by the exons ATGCCGCCACCGACGCTGCCACCGTCGTCCCCGGACGACCCCGCGGAGCCATCGATGGGGCGGGAGATGGACGACGAGGACCTGGTGGAGGAGCTCCTGGTGACCGTGAACTCGGCGCGCGCCTTTGCGGAGTTCCGGCGCACGCAGCGCAAGGAGTGTGCCAACCTCCTACGCTGGCTGCAGCTCGTCCTCCCGCTCCTGGAGGAGCTCCGCGACGCCGCGCCCCGGCTCACCGACGACGCCTACCGCCGGCTCGCTCTGCTCGGCCGCGCGCTCGCCGCCGCGCGACGCCTGCTCCGGTCGTGCCACGACGGCAGCAAGATCTACCTG GCGCTTGAGAGCGAGACGGTGCTGGCCAAGTTCCGCGACGTGTACGAGAAGATGCACAGCGCCCTGGACGGGATGCCGTACGCCGAGCTCGCCATCTCCGATGAGGTCAAGGAGCAA GTGGAGCTGATGAACGCGCAGCTGACGAGGTGCAAGAAGCGAACGGACACTCAAGACATGGAGCTGTCAATGGATCTGATGGTGATCCTCCAGaacaaggaggaggagaggaacgCCGACAGGGCCATCCTGGAGAGGCTCGCCAAGAAGCTGGAGCTGCAGACGCTGGCGGAGCTGAGGGCAGAGACGATGGCCATAAAGAAGCTCATCAACGACAGGAATAACAACGGCGGCGGGCAGCACGCGGTGGAGGACAGCACCAGGCAGATGGTCGACCTGCTCAACCGCTTCAAGGAGATCGCCGGCGTGGACGAGAAGGACGTCCTGGGCGGCGACGTGTCCATGCCCAAAAGCCTGGACAAGTGCCCCTCCCTGATGATCCCCAACGACTTCCTCTGCCCCATCACGCTGGGGATCATGACGGACCCGGTGATCGTGGCCAGCGGGCAGACGTACGAGCGGCGGAGCATCCAGAAGTGGCTGGACAGCGGGGAGAGGACGTGCCCCAAGTCGCGGCAGCCATTGGCGCACCTGTCCCTGGCACCCAACTACGCGCTCAAGAACCTGATCCTGCAGTGGTGCGACAAGCACATGGTGGAGCTGCAGAAGCGGGAGCCGGAGCCCGCCGCGGAGACGGAGGAGCACAAGGAGGACATCCCGTCGCTGGTGGAAGGCATGTCGTCCATCCACCCCGACGTGCAGCGCAAGGCCGTGAAGAAGATCCGGAGGCTTTCCAAGGAGTGCCCCGAGAACCGGACGCTTATCGCCGACAACGGCGGCATCCCGGCGCTGATCGGCCTGCTGGCCGGCCCCGACAAGAAGGTGCAGGAGAACACGGTGACGTCGCTGCTGAACCTGTCCATCGACGACAAGAACAAGGTCCTCATCGCCAGGGGAGGCGGCATCCCGCTGGTGATCGAGATCCTCCAGAACGGCACCCCGGAGGCACAGGAGAACTCGGCGGCGACGCTCTTCAGCCTGTCCATGCTGGACGAGAACAAGGCGGCGATCGGGAGCCTGGGCGGGCTGGCCCCGCTGGTGGAGCTCCTGCGCAGCAGCGGCACCGCCCGCGGGAAGAAGGACGCCGCCACGGCCATCTTCAACCTGGTGCTCAGCCCGCAGAACAAGGCCCGGGCCACCCAGGCGGGCATCGTGCCGGCGCTGCTCAAGGTCATGGACGACAAGGGGCTCGGCATGGTGGACGAGGCGCTGTCCATCTTCCTGCTTCTGTCGTCCCACGCCACGTGCCGCGCCGAGATCGGGACGACGGCGTTCGTGGAGAAGCTGGTGCGGCTCATCAAGGACGGCAACAGCACGCCCAAGAACAAGGAGTGCGCGCTGTCGGTGCTGCTGGAGCTGGGCACCAACAACAGGGCGCTGCTGGTGCACGGGCTCAGGTTCGGACTCCACGAGGACCTCTCCAAGATCGCCAAGAACGGAACCAGCAGGGCGCAGAGGAAAGCCAACTTGCTCATCCAGCTCGCGCGCAAGCTCTGA